In Proteus vulgaris, one DNA window encodes the following:
- a CDS encoding TonB-dependent receptor domain-containing protein → MDIYGMCMLKKYFKYSGIATALCLLYSPIASAHSENTQTDSLTVIEYKDNQPTDFHSVIDITSAKTQTASTTGEVLKDVAGVTLSGTGIANGANILMRGYDQKGVKILVDGIHQPLENTINNLGGIFLDPSLIKRVDVKHGASSTLHGEGAMGGVVSFSTLDPQSILMTNRKLGAKLFSTVSSADRHLSYGGIIAARHDIAEAILAYNQRQRGPIILANGEKMENHEHVKNFFAKTYLYPTENQTLIFSARHYNNEGEQREVLHRMGGYGKNNSNQMQRETQQKNYAVTHHYASDTNSWLDLTTYLYYSRFKIDQTYLTDTKLTTSELKNNVQGKVGTFESRTQSTYGMKLEDHAKINWFDKINQSVIVGTEVYQQEMVSNEQAKNFPLAKMHYLAGWLQNTLSTPVIPLTLTTGIRYHYYKNIPGKGIDPFFSKFSSGALQAKKNASSYQKTTENITLTLTPTRWLQLYSSYSTAFRAPTLNEMFNDSFHFKMGFFNAHWVPNPDLQPEKNSTWEHGAHFSFQNLLSHHDKLTLKTAYFDTKSTDYITYGPWHTGSLAGKLNLQAFNIPRALIEGVDLSLRYSHPLISMGLSYNRTHTLELTTHETISPVRPEVLTTFIQLPIAKTPFSLGWSAQFASTTANKGSHKGQAPHVKGKTTNRMQELVQQYPGYGIHDFSISYQSNNNKDIQATLVLANTFNREYYSALGVPQEGRNIKMSVSYRW, encoded by the coding sequence ATGGATATTTATGGTATGTGTATGCTGAAAAAATATTTCAAATATTCAGGTATAGCAACAGCACTTTGTCTGTTGTATTCCCCTATTGCCTCTGCACACTCTGAAAACACACAAACGGACTCTCTTACCGTCATTGAGTATAAAGATAACCAACCTACTGACTTTCATTCTGTCATTGATATCACGTCAGCAAAAACACAAACCGCATCTACAACGGGTGAAGTACTAAAAGATGTTGCGGGTGTGACACTATCAGGCACAGGTATTGCTAATGGTGCTAACATTTTGATGCGAGGTTATGATCAAAAAGGCGTCAAAATTCTGGTCGATGGGATACACCAGCCTTTAGAAAATACCATAAATAATTTAGGAGGCATTTTTCTTGATCCTTCTTTAATTAAACGTGTCGATGTAAAACATGGCGCCTCTTCTACCCTACATGGTGAAGGTGCAATGGGTGGTGTAGTCTCTTTTTCTACCCTTGATCCACAATCAATATTAATGACGAATAGAAAACTAGGCGCTAAATTATTTAGTACTGTTTCATCTGCTGATCGTCATCTTTCTTACGGTGGTATTATTGCGGCAAGGCATGATATCGCTGAAGCTATACTCGCTTATAATCAACGCCAACGTGGTCCAATTATTCTAGCCAATGGCGAGAAAATGGAAAATCACGAACACGTTAAAAATTTCTTTGCGAAAACCTATTTATACCCAACAGAAAACCAAACGCTGATCTTTTCAGCTCGCCATTATAATAATGAAGGAGAACAGCGTGAAGTGCTACATCGCATGGGTGGCTACGGCAAAAATAACAGCAACCAAATGCAACGTGAAACACAGCAAAAAAATTATGCAGTGACTCACCATTATGCTTCTGATACCAACTCATGGCTAGATTTAACAACCTATCTTTATTACTCACGATTTAAGATTGACCAAACGTATTTAACTGATACCAAACTGACAACATCAGAATTAAAAAATAATGTTCAAGGTAAAGTTGGTACCTTCGAATCTCGGACACAATCGACATATGGTATGAAACTTGAAGATCATGCCAAAATCAACTGGTTCGATAAAATCAATCAATCTGTCATTGTGGGAACAGAAGTTTATCAGCAAGAAATGGTTTCTAATGAGCAAGCAAAAAACTTTCCCTTAGCAAAAATGCATTATCTCGCGGGTTGGTTACAAAATACCTTAAGTACACCGGTCATTCCTTTAACACTCACTACGGGTATTCGTTATCACTACTATAAAAACATACCAGGTAAAGGAATTGATCCTTTTTTTAGTAAGTTTTCCTCTGGAGCATTACAAGCTAAAAAAAATGCCTCTAGTTATCAAAAAACTACGGAGAATATTACGTTAACACTGACGCCAACACGCTGGTTACAACTTTATTCTTCTTATTCAACGGCATTTCGTGCTCCGACATTAAATGAAATGTTTAATGATTCATTTCATTTCAAAATGGGCTTTTTTAATGCGCATTGGGTACCTAACCCTGATTTACAACCAGAAAAAAATAGCACATGGGAACATGGCGCCCACTTTTCCTTCCAAAATCTGTTATCACATCATGACAAGCTAACCTTGAAAACAGCTTATTTTGATACAAAATCAACCGACTACATTACTTATGGTCCTTGGCATACGGGGTCACTTGCAGGCAAATTAAACCTACAAGCTTTTAATATTCCTAGAGCATTAATTGAAGGTGTTGATCTTAGTCTTCGTTATTCGCATCCATTGATTTCTATGGGATTAAGCTATAACCGTACTCATACTCTTGAATTAACCACACATGAAACCATTTCCCCTGTTCGCCCTGAAGTATTAACTACCTTTATTCAGCTTCCAATAGCTAAAACACCATTTTCATTAGGTTGGTCAGCTCAATTTGCCAGCACTACGGCAAATAAAGGTTCACATAAAGGTCAAGCACCTCATGTAAAAGGGA
- the hemP gene encoding hemin uptake protein HemP, with protein sequence MIIIMITLITLSVVMNKKANNLDSSLVKQDSHSSIIQSINSIELLGKDGVVYIQHNGDLYQLRQTKAGKLILTK encoded by the coding sequence ATGATTATCATAATGATAACGCTTATTACTCTTAGTGTAGTTATGAATAAAAAAGCCAACAATTTGGATAGTTCATTAGTTAAACAGGACTCTCATTCTTCAATAATTCAATCTATTAATAGTATTGAATTATTGGGCAAAGATGGCGTGGTTTACATTCAACATAACGGAGATTTATATCAACTACGTCAGACCAAAGCAGGAAAACTGATCCTGACTAAATAA